In one window of Syngnathus scovelli strain Florida chromosome 20, RoL_Ssco_1.2, whole genome shotgun sequence DNA:
- the dusp10 gene encoding dual specificity protein phosphatase 10, whose translation MPPSPLDDRIVVALPRPIRPQELQLRLDTSYLDSIASTSSDDTVISTTVVKIRATANLVTYMPSSKGSTRSLSCGCSSASCCSVTTYEKDSPSLNHSQVSASSPNLSYAGPPMLSNHEALSASSLAPGAPKAHPSATVRVIHPNELAKRMTCCPMGHPVRPVPVIIDCRAFTEYNKNHIRGAVHINCSDKISRRRLQQGKITVLDLISLREGKDSFKGIFSKEIVVYDDGTVDPNRLAPSQPLHVVLESLRREGKDPIILKGGLSCFRQSHENLCEHSLHLHEGLDSGAAADLSGALPHTLPSTPDIENADVTPVLPFLYLGNEHDAQDVNLLQHLNVGYILNVTTHLPLFHYDTGLFVYKRLPATDSNKQNLRQYFEEAFEFIEEAHQAGLGLLIHCQAGVSRSATIVIAYLMKHTWMTMTDAYKFVKTRRPVISPNLNFMGQLLEFEEDLNNGITPRILTPKLVGVETIV comes from the exons ATGCCTCCATCTCCCCTTGACGACAGAATTGTGGTGGCGCTGCCAAGGCCAATCCGACCTCAGGAACTCCAACTGCGACTGGACACCAGCTACCTGGACTCCATCGCCTCCACCAGCAGCGACGACACGGTCATCAGCACCACTGTGGTGAAAATTCGGGCGACGGCCAATCTTGTGACGTATATGCCCTCATCCAAGGGTTCCACACGCTCCTTGTCATGTGGATGCAGCAGTGCCAGCTGCTGCTCGGTGACCACCTATGAGAAGGACAGCCCCAGCCTGAACCACAGTCAGGTGAGTGCCAGCAGCCCCAACCTCAGCTATGCCGGACCCCCTATGCTCAGCAACCACGAAGCATTAAGCGCCTCCAGCCTCGCCCCGGGCGCACCTAAGGCGCACCCGTCCGCCACTGTGAGAGTCATCCACCCCAATGAGCTGGCCAAGCGGATGACCTGCTGCCCCATGGGTCACCCCGTTCGGCCCGTGCCGGTCATTATCGACTGCCGGGCCTTTACGGAGTACAACAAGAACCATATCCGGGGGGCCGTACACATCAACTGCTCTGACAAGATCAGCCGGCGGAGGCTGCAGCAGGGAAAGATCACTGTGCTGGACCTCATTTCCCTTCGGGAGGGCAAGGACTCATTTAAGGGCATTTTCTCCAAAGAAATAGTGGTCTACGACGACGGCACCGTCGACCCAAACAGGCTGGCGCCCTCTCAGCCTCTCCATGTGGTCCTGGAGTCCCTGAGGAGGGAGGGCAAAGACCCCATCATTCTCAAAG GAGGCCTTAGCTGCTTCAGGCAGAGCCACGAGAATCTGTGTGAACACTCACTGCACCTTCACGAAGGCCTGGACTCGGGCGCGGCCGCCGACCTCTCGGGGGCGCTACCTCACACCCTGCCCTCCACCCCGGACATCGAGAACGCAGACGTGACGCCCGTGCTACCCTTCCTCTACCTGGGAAACGAGCACGATGCCCAGGACGTCAACCTGCTGCAACACTTGAACGTGGGCTATATCCTCAACGTGACCACCCACTTGCCGCTTTTTCACTATGACACGGGCCTATTCGTCTACAAACGCCTGCCGGCCACCGACAGCAACAAGCAGAACCTTCGACAGTACTTCGAGGAGGCGTTTGAATTTATCG AGGAAGCACACCAAGCTGGTCTGGGCCTTCTGATCCACTGCCAGGCTGGCGTGTCTCGCTCCGCCACTATCGTCATCGcctacttgatgaaacacacctGGATGACCATGACAGACGCCTACAAGTTTGTTAAAACCAGGAGGCCTGTCATCTCCCCCAACCTCAACTTCATGGGCCAGCTGCTGGAATTCGAGGAAGACCTCAACAACGGAATTACGCCACGGATCCTCACACCAAAGCTAGTGGGTGTGGAGACCATTGTCTGA